The following coding sequences lie in one Hippopotamus amphibius kiboko isolate mHipAmp2 chromosome 17, mHipAmp2.hap2, whole genome shotgun sequence genomic window:
- the DVL2 gene encoding segment polarity protein dishevelled homolog DVL-2 isoform X2 — MGGGARERAGETMAGSGAGGGGVGETKVIYHLDEEETPYLVKIPVPAERITLGDFKSVLQRPAGAKYFFKSMDQDFGVVKEEISDDNARLPCFNGRVVSWLVSSDNPQPEMAPPAHEPRTDLAPPPPPLPPLPPERTSGIGDSRPPSFHPNVSSSRENLEPETETESVVSLRRERPRRRDSTGGHRPSGPSRLERHLAGYESSSTLMTSELESTSLGDSDEDDTMSRFSSSTEQSSASRLLKRHRRRRKQRPPRLERASSFSSVTDSTMSLNIITVTLNMEKYNFLGISIVGQSNERGDGGIYIGSIMKGGAVAADGRIEPGDMLLQVNDMNFENMSNDDAVRVLRDIVHKPGPIVLTVAKCWDPSPQAYFTLPRNEPIQPIDPAAWVSHSAALTGTFPAYPGSSSMSTITSGSSLPDGCEGRGLSIHTDMASVTKAMAAPESGLEVRDRMWLKITIPNAFLGSDVVDWLYHHVEGFPERREARKYASGLLKAGLIRHTVNKITFSEQCYYVFGDLSGGCESYLVNLSLNDNDGSSGASDQDTLAPLPGATPWPLLPTFSYQYPAPHPYSPQPPPYHELSSYTYGGGSASSQHSEGSRSSGSTRSDGGAGRTGRPEERAPESKSGSGSESEPSSRGGSLRRGGEPGGTGDGGPPPSRGSSGGAPNLRAHPGLHPYGPPPGMALPYNPMMVVMMPPPPPPVPPAVQPPGAPPVRDLGSVPPELTASRQSFHMAMGNPSEFFVDVM; from the exons ATGGGCGGCGGAGCCCGGGAGCGCGCGGGCGAGACCATGGCGGGCAGcggcgctgggggtgggggtgtcggGGAGACGAAAGTGATTTACCACCTGGATGAAGAAGAGACTCCCTACCTGGTGAAGATCCCCGTCCCCGCCGAGCGCATCACTCTCGGCGATTTCAAGAGCGTCTTGCAGCGGCCCGCGGGCGCTAAGTACTTTTTCAAGTCTATGGATCAGGATTTCGG GGTGGTGAAGGAAGAGATTTCAGATGACAATGCCCGCCTTCCCTGCTTCAATGGAAGAGTGGTATCCTGG TTAGTGTCATCAGATAACCCCCAACCTGAGATGGCCCCCCCAGCCCACGAGCCTCGGACAGACCTAgcgcctccacccccacctttaCCTCCTCTGCCACCAGAGAGGACCAGTGGCATTGGGGACTCCAGGCCTCCATCCTTCCA CCCTAACGTGTCCAGCAGCCGGGAAAATCTGGAGCCCgagacagaaacagagtcagTGGTGTCTCTGAGGCGGGAGCGGCCTCGCAGGCGAGACAGCA CGGGGGGCCACAGGCCCAGCGGCCCCTCGAGGCTGGAGCGCCACCTGGCGGGCTACGAGAGctcctccaccctcatgaccagCGAGCTGGAGAGCACCAGCCTGGGGGACTCGGATGAGGATGACACCATGAGCAG GTTCAGCAGCTCCACGGAGCAGAGCAGCGCCTCCCGCCTCCTCAAGCGCCACCGGCGGCGGAGGAAACAGCGGCCACCCCGCCTGGAGAGG GCCTCGTCCTTCAGCAGCGTCACCGATTCCACCATGTCTCTCAACATCATCACAGTCACGCTCAACATGG AGAAGTACAACTTCCTGGGTATCTCCATCGTGGGCCAAAGCAATGAGCGGGGAGATGGAGGCATCTACATCGGCTCCATCATGAAGGGTGGGGCTGTGGCGGCGGACGGACGCATCGAGCCCGGGGACATGCTTTTGCAG GTGAACGACATGAACTTTGAGAACATGAGCAACGATGATGCGGTGCGGGTGCTGAGGGACATCGTGCACAAGCCAGG CCCCATCGTGCTGACTGTGGCCAAGTGCTGGGATCCCTCTCCCCAGGCCTATTTCACTCTCCCCCGAA ATGAGCCCATCCAGCCAATTGACCCTGCTGCCTGGGTCTCACATTCTGCTGCGCTGACCGGCACCTTCCCAGCCTATCCAGGCTCCTCGTCCATGAGCACCATCACATCGGGGTCCTCTCTTCCTGACG GCTGTGAGGGCCGGGGCCTCTCCATCCATACAGACATGGCATCTGTGACCAAGGCCATGGCGGCTCCAGAGTCTGGACTGGAAGTTCGGGACCGAATGTGGCTCAAGATCACCATCCCTAACGCCTTTCTGG GCTCGGACGTGGTTGACTGGCTCTACCATCACGTGGAGGGCTTTCCTGAGCGGCGGGAGGCCCGGAAGTATGCCAGCGGGCTGCTCAAGGCGGGCCTTATCCGGCACACTGTGAACAAGATCACCTTCTCTGAGCAGTGCTATTATGTCTTCGGAGACCTCAGTGGCGGCTGTGAGAGCT ACCTAGTGAACCTGTCTCTGAATGACAATGATGGCTCCAGTGGTGCTTCGGACCAGGACACCTTGGCTCCTCTGCCTGGGGCCACCCCCTGGCCCCTGCTGCCCACCTTCTCCTACCAGTACCCAGCCCCGCACCCGTAcagtccccagcccccaccctacCATGAGCTCTCGTCCTACACCTACGGCGGGGGCAGTGCCAGCAGCCAGCACAGTGAGG GGAGCCGGAGCAGTGGGTCGACGCGAAGCGATGGGGGGGCAGGGCGcacagggaggcctgaggagcgGGCCCCTGAGTCCAAGTCCGGCAGCGGCAGCGAGTCGGAGCCTTCCAGTCGGGGTGGCAGCCTTCGGCGGGGCGGGGAACCTGGTGGGACTGGTGATGGGGGCCCTCCCCCATCCAGGGGCTCATCAGGAGGTGCCCCCAATCTCCGAGCCCACCCAGGTCTCCATCCCTATGGCCCACCTCCTGGTATGGCCCTCCCGTACAACCCCATGATGGTGGTCAtgatgcccccaccccccccacctgtCCCTCCAGCAGTGcagcctccaggggcccctccagTCAGAGACCTGGGCTCCGTGCCCCCAGAGCTGACGGCCAGCCGCCAGAGCTTCCACATGGCCATGGGCAACCCCAGTGAGTTCTTTGTGGATGTTATGTAG
- the DVL2 gene encoding segment polarity protein dishevelled homolog DVL-2 isoform X1 yields the protein MGGGARERAGETMAGSGAGGGGVGETKVIYHLDEEETPYLVKIPVPAERITLGDFKSVLQRPAGAKYFFKSMDQDFGVVKEEISDDNARLPCFNGRVVSWLVSSDNPQPEMAPPAHEPRTDLAPPPPPLPPLPPERTSGIGDSRPPSFHPNVSSSRENLEPETETESVVSLRRERPRRRDSSEHGAGGHRPSGPSRLERHLAGYESSSTLMTSELESTSLGDSDEDDTMSRFSSSTEQSSASRLLKRHRRRRKQRPPRLERASSFSSVTDSTMSLNIITVTLNMEKYNFLGISIVGQSNERGDGGIYIGSIMKGGAVAADGRIEPGDMLLQVNDMNFENMSNDDAVRVLRDIVHKPGPIVLTVAKCWDPSPQAYFTLPRNEPIQPIDPAAWVSHSAALTGTFPAYPGSSSMSTITSGSSLPDGCEGRGLSIHTDMASVTKAMAAPESGLEVRDRMWLKITIPNAFLGSDVVDWLYHHVEGFPERREARKYASGLLKAGLIRHTVNKITFSEQCYYVFGDLSGGCESYLVNLSLNDNDGSSGASDQDTLAPLPGATPWPLLPTFSYQYPAPHPYSPQPPPYHELSSYTYGGGSASSQHSEGSRSSGSTRSDGGAGRTGRPEERAPESKSGSGSESEPSSRGGSLRRGGEPGGTGDGGPPPSRGSSGGAPNLRAHPGLHPYGPPPGMALPYNPMMVVMMPPPPPPVPPAVQPPGAPPVRDLGSVPPELTASRQSFHMAMGNPSEFFVDVM from the exons ATGGGCGGCGGAGCCCGGGAGCGCGCGGGCGAGACCATGGCGGGCAGcggcgctgggggtgggggtgtcggGGAGACGAAAGTGATTTACCACCTGGATGAAGAAGAGACTCCCTACCTGGTGAAGATCCCCGTCCCCGCCGAGCGCATCACTCTCGGCGATTTCAAGAGCGTCTTGCAGCGGCCCGCGGGCGCTAAGTACTTTTTCAAGTCTATGGATCAGGATTTCGG GGTGGTGAAGGAAGAGATTTCAGATGACAATGCCCGCCTTCCCTGCTTCAATGGAAGAGTGGTATCCTGG TTAGTGTCATCAGATAACCCCCAACCTGAGATGGCCCCCCCAGCCCACGAGCCTCGGACAGACCTAgcgcctccacccccacctttaCCTCCTCTGCCACCAGAGAGGACCAGTGGCATTGGGGACTCCAGGCCTCCATCCTTCCA CCCTAACGTGTCCAGCAGCCGGGAAAATCTGGAGCCCgagacagaaacagagtcagTGGTGTCTCTGAGGCGGGAGCGGCCTCGCAGGCGAGACAGCAGTGAGCACGGCG CGGGGGGCCACAGGCCCAGCGGCCCCTCGAGGCTGGAGCGCCACCTGGCGGGCTACGAGAGctcctccaccctcatgaccagCGAGCTGGAGAGCACCAGCCTGGGGGACTCGGATGAGGATGACACCATGAGCAG GTTCAGCAGCTCCACGGAGCAGAGCAGCGCCTCCCGCCTCCTCAAGCGCCACCGGCGGCGGAGGAAACAGCGGCCACCCCGCCTGGAGAGG GCCTCGTCCTTCAGCAGCGTCACCGATTCCACCATGTCTCTCAACATCATCACAGTCACGCTCAACATGG AGAAGTACAACTTCCTGGGTATCTCCATCGTGGGCCAAAGCAATGAGCGGGGAGATGGAGGCATCTACATCGGCTCCATCATGAAGGGTGGGGCTGTGGCGGCGGACGGACGCATCGAGCCCGGGGACATGCTTTTGCAG GTGAACGACATGAACTTTGAGAACATGAGCAACGATGATGCGGTGCGGGTGCTGAGGGACATCGTGCACAAGCCAGG CCCCATCGTGCTGACTGTGGCCAAGTGCTGGGATCCCTCTCCCCAGGCCTATTTCACTCTCCCCCGAA ATGAGCCCATCCAGCCAATTGACCCTGCTGCCTGGGTCTCACATTCTGCTGCGCTGACCGGCACCTTCCCAGCCTATCCAGGCTCCTCGTCCATGAGCACCATCACATCGGGGTCCTCTCTTCCTGACG GCTGTGAGGGCCGGGGCCTCTCCATCCATACAGACATGGCATCTGTGACCAAGGCCATGGCGGCTCCAGAGTCTGGACTGGAAGTTCGGGACCGAATGTGGCTCAAGATCACCATCCCTAACGCCTTTCTGG GCTCGGACGTGGTTGACTGGCTCTACCATCACGTGGAGGGCTTTCCTGAGCGGCGGGAGGCCCGGAAGTATGCCAGCGGGCTGCTCAAGGCGGGCCTTATCCGGCACACTGTGAACAAGATCACCTTCTCTGAGCAGTGCTATTATGTCTTCGGAGACCTCAGTGGCGGCTGTGAGAGCT ACCTAGTGAACCTGTCTCTGAATGACAATGATGGCTCCAGTGGTGCTTCGGACCAGGACACCTTGGCTCCTCTGCCTGGGGCCACCCCCTGGCCCCTGCTGCCCACCTTCTCCTACCAGTACCCAGCCCCGCACCCGTAcagtccccagcccccaccctacCATGAGCTCTCGTCCTACACCTACGGCGGGGGCAGTGCCAGCAGCCAGCACAGTGAGG GGAGCCGGAGCAGTGGGTCGACGCGAAGCGATGGGGGGGCAGGGCGcacagggaggcctgaggagcgGGCCCCTGAGTCCAAGTCCGGCAGCGGCAGCGAGTCGGAGCCTTCCAGTCGGGGTGGCAGCCTTCGGCGGGGCGGGGAACCTGGTGGGACTGGTGATGGGGGCCCTCCCCCATCCAGGGGCTCATCAGGAGGTGCCCCCAATCTCCGAGCCCACCCAGGTCTCCATCCCTATGGCCCACCTCCTGGTATGGCCCTCCCGTACAACCCCATGATGGTGGTCAtgatgcccccaccccccccacctgtCCCTCCAGCAGTGcagcctccaggggcccctccagTCAGAGACCTGGGCTCCGTGCCCCCAGAGCTGACGGCCAGCCGCCAGAGCTTCCACATGGCCATGGGCAACCCCAGTGAGTTCTTTGTGGATGTTATGTAG
- the DVL2 gene encoding segment polarity protein dishevelled homolog DVL-2 isoform X3 encodes MAPPAHEPRTDLAPPPPPLPPLPPERTSGIGDSRPPSFHPNVSSSRENLEPETETESVVSLRRERPRRRDSSEHGAGGHRPSGPSRLERHLAGYESSSTLMTSELESTSLGDSDEDDTMSRFSSSTEQSSASRLLKRHRRRRKQRPPRLERASSFSSVTDSTMSLNIITVTLNMEKYNFLGISIVGQSNERGDGGIYIGSIMKGGAVAADGRIEPGDMLLQVNDMNFENMSNDDAVRVLRDIVHKPGPIVLTVAKCWDPSPQAYFTLPRNEPIQPIDPAAWVSHSAALTGTFPAYPGSSSMSTITSGSSLPDGCEGRGLSIHTDMASVTKAMAAPESGLEVRDRMWLKITIPNAFLGSDVVDWLYHHVEGFPERREARKYASGLLKAGLIRHTVNKITFSEQCYYVFGDLSGGCESYLVNLSLNDNDGSSGASDQDTLAPLPGATPWPLLPTFSYQYPAPHPYSPQPPPYHELSSYTYGGGSASSQHSEGSRSSGSTRSDGGAGRTGRPEERAPESKSGSGSESEPSSRGGSLRRGGEPGGTGDGGPPPSRGSSGGAPNLRAHPGLHPYGPPPGMALPYNPMMVVMMPPPPPPVPPAVQPPGAPPVRDLGSVPPELTASRQSFHMAMGNPSEFFVDVM; translated from the exons ATGGCCCCCCCAGCCCACGAGCCTCGGACAGACCTAgcgcctccacccccacctttaCCTCCTCTGCCACCAGAGAGGACCAGTGGCATTGGGGACTCCAGGCCTCCATCCTTCCA CCCTAACGTGTCCAGCAGCCGGGAAAATCTGGAGCCCgagacagaaacagagtcagTGGTGTCTCTGAGGCGGGAGCGGCCTCGCAGGCGAGACAGCAGTGAGCACGGCG CGGGGGGCCACAGGCCCAGCGGCCCCTCGAGGCTGGAGCGCCACCTGGCGGGCTACGAGAGctcctccaccctcatgaccagCGAGCTGGAGAGCACCAGCCTGGGGGACTCGGATGAGGATGACACCATGAGCAG GTTCAGCAGCTCCACGGAGCAGAGCAGCGCCTCCCGCCTCCTCAAGCGCCACCGGCGGCGGAGGAAACAGCGGCCACCCCGCCTGGAGAGG GCCTCGTCCTTCAGCAGCGTCACCGATTCCACCATGTCTCTCAACATCATCACAGTCACGCTCAACATGG AGAAGTACAACTTCCTGGGTATCTCCATCGTGGGCCAAAGCAATGAGCGGGGAGATGGAGGCATCTACATCGGCTCCATCATGAAGGGTGGGGCTGTGGCGGCGGACGGACGCATCGAGCCCGGGGACATGCTTTTGCAG GTGAACGACATGAACTTTGAGAACATGAGCAACGATGATGCGGTGCGGGTGCTGAGGGACATCGTGCACAAGCCAGG CCCCATCGTGCTGACTGTGGCCAAGTGCTGGGATCCCTCTCCCCAGGCCTATTTCACTCTCCCCCGAA ATGAGCCCATCCAGCCAATTGACCCTGCTGCCTGGGTCTCACATTCTGCTGCGCTGACCGGCACCTTCCCAGCCTATCCAGGCTCCTCGTCCATGAGCACCATCACATCGGGGTCCTCTCTTCCTGACG GCTGTGAGGGCCGGGGCCTCTCCATCCATACAGACATGGCATCTGTGACCAAGGCCATGGCGGCTCCAGAGTCTGGACTGGAAGTTCGGGACCGAATGTGGCTCAAGATCACCATCCCTAACGCCTTTCTGG GCTCGGACGTGGTTGACTGGCTCTACCATCACGTGGAGGGCTTTCCTGAGCGGCGGGAGGCCCGGAAGTATGCCAGCGGGCTGCTCAAGGCGGGCCTTATCCGGCACACTGTGAACAAGATCACCTTCTCTGAGCAGTGCTATTATGTCTTCGGAGACCTCAGTGGCGGCTGTGAGAGCT ACCTAGTGAACCTGTCTCTGAATGACAATGATGGCTCCAGTGGTGCTTCGGACCAGGACACCTTGGCTCCTCTGCCTGGGGCCACCCCCTGGCCCCTGCTGCCCACCTTCTCCTACCAGTACCCAGCCCCGCACCCGTAcagtccccagcccccaccctacCATGAGCTCTCGTCCTACACCTACGGCGGGGGCAGTGCCAGCAGCCAGCACAGTGAGG GGAGCCGGAGCAGTGGGTCGACGCGAAGCGATGGGGGGGCAGGGCGcacagggaggcctgaggagcgGGCCCCTGAGTCCAAGTCCGGCAGCGGCAGCGAGTCGGAGCCTTCCAGTCGGGGTGGCAGCCTTCGGCGGGGCGGGGAACCTGGTGGGACTGGTGATGGGGGCCCTCCCCCATCCAGGGGCTCATCAGGAGGTGCCCCCAATCTCCGAGCCCACCCAGGTCTCCATCCCTATGGCCCACCTCCTGGTATGGCCCTCCCGTACAACCCCATGATGGTGGTCAtgatgcccccaccccccccacctgtCCCTCCAGCAGTGcagcctccaggggcccctccagTCAGAGACCTGGGCTCCGTGCCCCCAGAGCTGACGGCCAGCCGCCAGAGCTTCCACATGGCCATGGGCAACCCCAGTGAGTTCTTTGTGGATGTTATGTAG
- the ACADVL gene encoding very long-chain specific acyl-CoA dehydrogenase, mitochondrial isoform X1 → MRAARMAPSVGRQLLRLGGGSSRPSALLGQPRPGPARRPYAGGAAQAAVDKSDTLSSEASIREKRAKPESKSFAVAMFKGQLTTDQVFPYPSVLNEDQTQFLKELVGPVSRFLEEVNDPAKNDLLEHVEETTMQGLKELGAFGLQVPTELGGVGLCNTQYARLVEIVGMHDLGLGIVLGAHQSIGFKGILLFGTKAQKEKYLPKLASGETIAAFCLTEPSSGSDAASIQTSAVPSSCGKYYTLNGSKIWISNGGLADIFTVFAKTPVTDTATGAVKEKITAFVVERSFGGVTSGPPEKKMGIKASNTAEVHFDGVRVPSENVLGEVGSGFKVAMHILNNGRFGMAAALAGTMKGIIAKAVDHAANRTQFGEKIHNFGMIQEKLARMAMLQYVTESMAYMVSANMDQGSTDFQIEAAISKIFGSEAAWKVTDECIQIMGGMGFMKEPGVERVLRDLRIFRIFEGTNDILRLFVALQGCMNKGKELSGLGNALKNPFGNAGLLLEEAGKQLRRRAGLGSGLSLSGTIHQELSRSGELAVQALERFATVVETKLIKHKKEIVNEQFLLQRLADSAIDLYAMVVVLSRASRSLSEGHPTAQHEKMLCDSWCIEAAARIRENTAALQSDPQQQELFRNFKTISKALVEQGGVVTSNPLGV, encoded by the exons ATGCGGGCGGCGAGGATGGCCCCGAGCGTGGGGCGGCAGCTGCTGAGGCTGGGGGGCGGGAG CTCGCGGCCCAGTGCGCTCCTGGGGCAGCCCCGGCCCGGCCCTGCCCGGCGACCTTATGCCGGTGGGGCCGCCCAG GCGGCTGTGGACAAGTCCGATACCCTCTCTTCTGAGGCTTCGATCAGGGAAAAACGGGCCAAGCCG GAATCTAAGTCCTTTGCTGTGGCGATGTTCAAAGGCCAGCTCACCACCGATCAGGTGTTCCCATACCCGTCTG TGCTCAACGAGGACCAGACACAGTTTCTCAAAGAGCTGGTGGGGCCTGTGTCCCGATTCCTTGAG GAGGTGAACGATCCTGCCAAGAATGACCTGCTGGAGCACGTGGAGGAGACCACTATGCAGGGTCTCAAGGAGCTGGGGGCCTTTGGTCTGCAAGTGCCCACTGAACTGGGTGGTGTGGGCCTCTGCAACACCCAG TATGCCCGCTTGGTGGAGATCGTGGGCATGCACGACCTTGGCCTGGGCATCGTCCTGGGGGCCCATCAGAGCATCGGTTTCAAAGGCATCCTGCTCTTCGGCACTAaggcccagaaagaaaaatacctccCCAAACTGGCATCTG GGGAGACTATTGCCGCCTTCTGTCTAACGGAGCCCTCGAGCGGGTCAGATGCAGCCTCCATCCAAACTTCAGCTGTGCCCAGCTCCTGCGGAAAATACTACACCCTCAACGGAAGCAAGATTTGGATCAG TAACGGGGGCCTGGCAGATATCTTCACAGTCTTTGCCAAGACACCAGTTACAGACACAGCCACGGGGGCTGTGAAGGAGAAGATCACAGCTTTTGTGGTGGAGAGGAGCTTTGGAGGTGTCACCAG TGGGCCCCCTGAGAAGAAGATGGGCATCAAGGCCTCCAACACGGCAGAGGTGCACTTTGATGGAGTACGGGTGCCGTCAGAGAACGTACTGGGCGAGGTGGGGAGCGGCTTCAAGGTCGCCATGCACATTCTCAACAACGGAAGGTTTGGCATGGCGGCAGCCTTGGCAGGCACCATGAAGGGCATCATTGCTAAGGCG GTGGATCATGCTGCTAATCGTACCCAGTTTGGGGAGAAAATTCACAACTTTGGGATGATCCAGGAGAAGCTGGCCCGGATGGCCATGCTGCAGTATGTGACTGAG TCCATGGCGTACATGGTGAGTGCCAACATGGACCAGGGATCCACGGACTTCCAGATAGAGGCCGCCATCAGCAAGATCTTTGGCTCG GAGGCAGCCTGGAAGGTGACGGACGAGTGCATCCAAATCATGGGGGGCATGGGCTTCATGAAG GAGCCGGGGGTAGAGCGCGTGCTCCGAGATCTTCGCATCTTCCGGATCTTTGAGGGGACGAATGACATTCTCCGGCTGTTTGTGGCTCTGCAGGGCTGTATG AACAAAGGGAAGGAACTCTCGGGGCTTGGCAACGCTCTAAAGAATCCTTTTGGGAACGCTGGCCTCCTGCTAGAAGAGGCAGGCAAACAGCTGAGGCG gcgggcagggctgggcagtggCCTAAGTCTCAGTGGCACCATCCACCAGGAACTGAGCCGGAGCGGAGAGCTG GCCGTGCAGGCTCTGGAGCGGTTTGCCACTGTGGTGGAGACCAAGCTGATAAAACACAAGAAGGAGATTGTCA ATGAGCAGTTTCTGCTGCAGCGTCTAGCAGACAGTGCCATTGATCTCTATGCCATGGTGGTGGTTCTGTCCAG GGCCTCAAGGTCCCTGAGTGAAGGCCACCCCACAGCCCAGCATGAGAAAATGCTCTGTGACAGCTGGTGTATTGAG gctgcagCCCGGATCCGGGAGAACACGGCTGCTCTGCAGTCCGACCCCCAGCAGCAGGAGCTCTTCCGTAACTTCAAAACCATCTCCAAGGCCTTAGTGGAACAGGGTGGCGTGGTCACCAGCAACCCCCTTGGCGTCTGA
- the ACADVL gene encoding very long-chain specific acyl-CoA dehydrogenase, mitochondrial isoform X2, giving the protein MFKGQLTTDQVFPYPSVLNEDQTQFLKELVGPVSRFLEEVNDPAKNDLLEHVEETTMQGLKELGAFGLQVPTELGGVGLCNTQYARLVEIVGMHDLGLGIVLGAHQSIGFKGILLFGTKAQKEKYLPKLASGETIAAFCLTEPSSGSDAASIQTSAVPSSCGKYYTLNGSKIWISNGGLADIFTVFAKTPVTDTATGAVKEKITAFVVERSFGGVTSGPPEKKMGIKASNTAEVHFDGVRVPSENVLGEVGSGFKVAMHILNNGRFGMAAALAGTMKGIIAKAVDHAANRTQFGEKIHNFGMIQEKLARMAMLQYVTESMAYMVSANMDQGSTDFQIEAAISKIFGSEAAWKVTDECIQIMGGMGFMKEPGVERVLRDLRIFRIFEGTNDILRLFVALQGCMNKGKELSGLGNALKNPFGNAGLLLEEAGKQLRRRAGLGSGLSLSGTIHQELSRSGELAVQALERFATVVETKLIKHKKEIVNEQFLLQRLADSAIDLYAMVVVLSRASRSLSEGHPTAQHEKMLCDSWCIEAAARIRENTAALQSDPQQQELFRNFKTISKALVEQGGVVTSNPLGV; this is encoded by the exons ATGTTCAAAGGCCAGCTCACCACCGATCAGGTGTTCCCATACCCGTCTG TGCTCAACGAGGACCAGACACAGTTTCTCAAAGAGCTGGTGGGGCCTGTGTCCCGATTCCTTGAG GAGGTGAACGATCCTGCCAAGAATGACCTGCTGGAGCACGTGGAGGAGACCACTATGCAGGGTCTCAAGGAGCTGGGGGCCTTTGGTCTGCAAGTGCCCACTGAACTGGGTGGTGTGGGCCTCTGCAACACCCAG TATGCCCGCTTGGTGGAGATCGTGGGCATGCACGACCTTGGCCTGGGCATCGTCCTGGGGGCCCATCAGAGCATCGGTTTCAAAGGCATCCTGCTCTTCGGCACTAaggcccagaaagaaaaatacctccCCAAACTGGCATCTG GGGAGACTATTGCCGCCTTCTGTCTAACGGAGCCCTCGAGCGGGTCAGATGCAGCCTCCATCCAAACTTCAGCTGTGCCCAGCTCCTGCGGAAAATACTACACCCTCAACGGAAGCAAGATTTGGATCAG TAACGGGGGCCTGGCAGATATCTTCACAGTCTTTGCCAAGACACCAGTTACAGACACAGCCACGGGGGCTGTGAAGGAGAAGATCACAGCTTTTGTGGTGGAGAGGAGCTTTGGAGGTGTCACCAG TGGGCCCCCTGAGAAGAAGATGGGCATCAAGGCCTCCAACACGGCAGAGGTGCACTTTGATGGAGTACGGGTGCCGTCAGAGAACGTACTGGGCGAGGTGGGGAGCGGCTTCAAGGTCGCCATGCACATTCTCAACAACGGAAGGTTTGGCATGGCGGCAGCCTTGGCAGGCACCATGAAGGGCATCATTGCTAAGGCG GTGGATCATGCTGCTAATCGTACCCAGTTTGGGGAGAAAATTCACAACTTTGGGATGATCCAGGAGAAGCTGGCCCGGATGGCCATGCTGCAGTATGTGACTGAG TCCATGGCGTACATGGTGAGTGCCAACATGGACCAGGGATCCACGGACTTCCAGATAGAGGCCGCCATCAGCAAGATCTTTGGCTCG GAGGCAGCCTGGAAGGTGACGGACGAGTGCATCCAAATCATGGGGGGCATGGGCTTCATGAAG GAGCCGGGGGTAGAGCGCGTGCTCCGAGATCTTCGCATCTTCCGGATCTTTGAGGGGACGAATGACATTCTCCGGCTGTTTGTGGCTCTGCAGGGCTGTATG AACAAAGGGAAGGAACTCTCGGGGCTTGGCAACGCTCTAAAGAATCCTTTTGGGAACGCTGGCCTCCTGCTAGAAGAGGCAGGCAAACAGCTGAGGCG gcgggcagggctgggcagtggCCTAAGTCTCAGTGGCACCATCCACCAGGAACTGAGCCGGAGCGGAGAGCTG GCCGTGCAGGCTCTGGAGCGGTTTGCCACTGTGGTGGAGACCAAGCTGATAAAACACAAGAAGGAGATTGTCA ATGAGCAGTTTCTGCTGCAGCGTCTAGCAGACAGTGCCATTGATCTCTATGCCATGGTGGTGGTTCTGTCCAG GGCCTCAAGGTCCCTGAGTGAAGGCCACCCCACAGCCCAGCATGAGAAAATGCTCTGTGACAGCTGGTGTATTGAG gctgcagCCCGGATCCGGGAGAACACGGCTGCTCTGCAGTCCGACCCCCAGCAGCAGGAGCTCTTCCGTAACTTCAAAACCATCTCCAAGGCCTTAGTGGAACAGGGTGGCGTGGTCACCAGCAACCCCCTTGGCGTCTGA